The DNA sequence AGCTTCTGGTTACTATGTGGTTGTTCCAGACTTCTTTTATGGTGAACCCTATGATCCTCAGAATACTAATAGACTTCTTTAATACCAATTTCGCTTTTAGTCAGATGTTCTCTCATTAGCATGTAACCGGATAGTTTTTTCCTTTATGTTCTGATTTGTAGGTTGGAGAAGATGTCGTGGGAGAACCAACCAAGTCGATGCAAAAAATTGGCTTGGATATGCGAGTTTTAGCTCTAGTCAGTACCACTAACCTCTCTTCAGgattgattaataatttttaatatatggACTTGAGAAAGATGGTTTCAAGTTTGTGTTTGATAGAAAGTTTGGACTAATAAGGCTATACACCAGACTAACTCGGTGATTTTGCATTAGGTTAATGATTCCATTGGAACACTAGCTGGAGGCAGATTCTACAATCAAGATGTCATTGCTGCTGTGATCCTTGGTACAGGGACAAATGCAGCATATGTGTAACGTGCAAATGCTATTCCAAAATGGCATGACCCTCTCCCAAAATCAGGAGACATGGTCAGTAGGTTATACTATTTATGACTGTCATTGTCTTGCATGTTAGAAATATATTTACTTTACTATCATACTAGAGCTAGCGTCACCATTTGCTAGTATAAAGCATGCTCTGATTACATGTAAATACTGCAGGTTATAAACATGGAGTGGGATAATTTCCGATCCTCACATCTTCCTCTAACAGAATATGACGTAGCTATAGATGCTGAAAGCTTAAACCCTGGAGAGCAGGTCAAGATCATCACGTTATAGTCATTGGTTTAAAGCTTTAACCAGCATGTGTAATTCTGTAATATTCTTCCACTATTGTTCACATATATTTGAGAAGTTGATTTCTGGTATGTATTTGGGGGACATTGTAAGGAGAGCTTTATTGAAGATGGCTGAAGAAGCTGACTTTTTTGGAGATACAGTTCCCCTCAAGTTGAGAGTTGCTTTCATACTCAGGTATGCATGCTAGTTAATTATACTCAAGTATTACAAGAAGCTGTGCTGCCTCCCTTGCAGTGAGATTGTTTTTTTATATACGTTAGTTTTTTATGAAGAGAAATGCGTTTCTGTTTAACCTAATTAATAATACTTGCATGCCACAGAAATTGAAGACACTCGCCACAGAACAGCTTTCTTGGATGGTGATTCTGTTGTGAACCTTCCCCTGTTTCTCCTTCAAGGTATATCATTGTTATCTGTGTTTATGCTGCTTTTGCTcttcattattgtacacaatcaaggCATCTATATATTGATACTGCACGAAGATTTGAAAGCTCTAGCACAACGGTGAGAACAACTTTTTTCCATCATTTTCCCCTTTTTAGAGTTTATTTGTTTATGACTCTTATTATGTTGAGTATAATTGGGATGCTTTGGATATATAAGGAGTTTAAAGAAAACCAGATATCACTCTTTATAGGTTCTCTCCTGAATGGAGTGCAGGTGACAGCACAAAATCCTGAGAAAGATGGAACATTTGTGACTAATAGAGAGCGAGTATGTCATATAAAGGTTATAGTCTATAGTTGAGGCTTTAGAATTTTCCTTGCATTTTGCTTGGTTTCACAGATGTTGTGAAACAATTAGTTGCTGTTATTTGTTGGCTATCATTTTGGTGCTATAGATTTTCTATTTTATCTTGAGATTATGTTTAGGTGATGAACTTAATTCCAGGGAGAGGTGAGaaagtatttaaaaaattgGAATAGTTTCTCTAGTTAAAATTTAGGTGTTTGCTACTCTGTTGATTGAATTAGTGCTTGTATGAATGCTTACCATGGTCATCTTCAATAAAATTTAGGTCCTGTCTACAAGTAAGACATTTTTACCATGGTCATCTTCAATAAATGCTTGTATGGGTTCACAGACTATATTCTCTTGGTCATTGTTGTCTCCTTTTTTTCCCCGTTAAAATGTTTGATATTTTACAATGtgctaactaattttaattatttaagcgTATACTTAAGTAGTTTTTTTTCTTACAAGGCACATGCTCATGATAGTTGATGAAATATCTTAGTTTGTTCTTCTCTGTCTTAGGCATATGGAGATTCATCTTTCCGGAATTGCAAGCTAGCCTCTGAGGAAGCAATGGCTACAATAGTTAAAAACTTGCAGGTTTTGTTCCTTCACCTTTGCCAAGCCTTTGGACTTGGGCCAATCAAGCAAAACAAGCATGGGGCCATCTTAGATGCATTTATCTATTTTGTTACTCTTGTGACTTAGTTTGATCTTCTATACCTCTATAATTTGCTTTATTTAAGTGTTAATTTGTGTTTCTCTGCCTCCCTTATCAGCTTATACATTGGCATATATAATGCCCTTGTTGAATTGCTATATGCTGTCTTATTTAGTGACCAACTACCATTTTACTGACTAATAATATTCAATAGGATTAGCTAACATTAGCTATCCTTCCAAACATGGCTAAGACTTAAAAGTATATAGATTACAGTTAACTTAAAATCTCTAATGTTTTACTGGAAAGGATAACTGATACTACAATTTGACTTTTCCCCCCTCTAACCAGGGGAAgctattttcaaattctgaATCAATACAAAAGAGAGCTGAAGCTGCAGTGCTCCTTAAGCAGTTAGAATATCcggtttgtttttattttctttatattaaaaattagccAAAACTTATCTCATTTTTAGCATTCCTTAATTTTTAGCCAAAACTTCAAAATATTATTTGCTTATTCGTGCAGGCTAAAGAATGCAGCTTCAAGAATTggcttcattttttttttggttttttcgcATTCCAAAAGTATGTGTAACCCTTTCTAGTCTGTGTAACCCTTGCTAATTCCACTCTGCATCTCACCAACACTAGGTGCTTCTCCCATGCTCCATCACCTTCTCCCTCTCAGAGTTCCAAAGCTAATGATAAAGATCCTCATTCAGGTCCATCTTCCTTGAAGGACAACAAGCTTGCCAAGTTTGCCGCCATTTCTGATACCTGGTTAGTTTTCTATTTGGTTCTTGTTGCACACATACATAAAAATCACAATTTGGAATATGGGTTTTGGTTTTTCTAATTGGAGAATGTGAAATTTGCAACCTTTTTCTTAGTAGTGGTAATGGAACAATTAGAATTGCAAGCTGATTATAATTTGCTCTGGAACCATTTGAATTCAGTTTATAGTGAATTTGCTGCAATTGtgcaattttctttttgttagatCTCTATAGAATTAAGGGTATGAGTTCCTGTAAATAATGGTAGAAATGTCTGGCTAATATAATGGATGTCCTCTATCTATTTGTATTTTTGCCTGCATAATTAGGTgggattcttcttcttctttttcttcagccaagctaattcttcttcttcagccaaatctgttgcttcttctttgttttctgcataaatAGACAAAAATGAATGCTGAATTATTGCTCGATCTGCCAGCTCTGTTGATTTTGTTTGTTGTTGAGGTTAAAAtgtaaaattgaaatctgaTGAGTCTCCTTTTCCTTTGATGTGAACTTCTTCTGTAAGTTTTAGATTTCTTGCTGATTCTGAAGCTTTTGCTGTTGTAGACTTTAATTCTGTGATTTTATATTCTGAATCTGAATTTCAAAATTGGAGATATGTGATTAATAGCTGTGATAGACTTTAGCAAAGGAACAATGGGATGCATATAAATCTATGATTGATAGCTGCAGCAAGCTCAGATCAGAAAAGGTATTTCTTTCAAATCATTTGTGGTTGTTTAATTAATCGAAGTAACatcaaaattagaatttttactCCTGTGGATGTAGAGTAAACTGATTGATAATGCTCACTGttaaataattagaacattttGGCCTTATGGTATGCCTTGCATTATATTAAATTTCTACATTCCTgtttattagttattttaatgAGATAGGACATATTTACTATTAAACTTATACAATTAAGTTGACTTTTGATGGGTTTGAAAGAGATTATATATCCAACTTTACTGTTTGCCTGGTTTTCAGTTTCAAGTGGTGTGACTGAATTTCTAATGCACATATGTGATATCATGTTCTTGAGACTACACTTCAGGCTCTCATGTTCTTGCTTTTCTTCTTGTGTTGATGTTGAAAATGCAATTCTCACAGTGGATAGAGCAAGCTTCTGAACCCAACAAGGAAGCAGTTATTAAAGCATTGCTAGGTGCAAAAGAAGCTATGCTTGGGATTAGACATCATATGTGCCTAATGGGTGAGGCTGCAGGTGTTCCTGTAAGTTCCTTTCATTGATTTGGCACTTATTATTAGGCTTCTTCTGTTTGAATGATGTTGATTATAAATTATATCTGCTGGTAAAATATCACTACTCTTTCCTTGCAATTCATGTAGATTGAACCAGAATCACAAACAAAACTTTTAGATGCTGCACTGAACTTGGAAGGAGTGTTGTTGGCTGGAGTTCCAGGAGCAGGAGGATTTGATGCTGTCTTTGCTGTTACTTTGGGAGATTCAAGCAGCAATGTGACAAAAACATGAAGCTCACTCAATGTTCTTGCCCTTCTGGTTAAAGAAGATCTTTGTGGCATTTCTTTAGAAAGTGCTGACCCTAGAACAAATAAAATCACTTCAGCTGTATCTTCAATTCATattgaataatttattataaatattgtttatttttaatacgatgaatttgtttattttttgaaatattgtAAATATTCGAatataaattagataaaaatttgtattaaatttatatttattttgtatgaaaacaagtttattttgtaattagaaaaagtaaaaaaaaattattttaccttacagacagatttacagacggattttctgtctgtaatcatGATTTTCCAAAGTTTAAATTACAcacagaaaatccgtctgtaattacagacaaaaaattcgtctgaaaatctgtctgtaattacagacagaaaatccatctaaaaatctgtctgtaattatagacggaaaatccgtctgaaaatctgcctgtaattacagacgaaaaatctgtctgtagttacagacgaaaaatccaTCTGTAAGTTTGTCGCCTTCAGGAAATGAAGGGAAAATTTACAGAGGAAAAATCCCTCGGTAACTAGTAAAAATCCATCGGTGATTTTTCGACGgaaaaaaatccgtcggtaaataatttccgacgGGGCTTTCACAGAGAGACAAAATCCTTCGGTAATTTCGTCGGTAACtaaaaatctgtctgtaataaagactaaatctgtctataaatctgtctgtatttatccattttctagttgtgcTAGACATTGTTAATTCTTGCTAGAGGTTGAATGTATGTATGAGTTTTAAAGATGAGTTTTAAATAGGGGTGGCAACGGGGTGGGTAGGGGCGAGTTTTTGCTTTATCCGATCCCGCCCCGCCGTACAACAACTCGTATAGAATTCGCCCCGCTTCTACCCACAGGTAGTAAAACGTTGAACCCTAACCCGCCCCTGCGGGTACCTGcccctataattattaaaatccaataaataaaattaaatttcaaaatttatataaccatcatcacatacataacataaattaaagtaaaaatttaaatatgatacaatattattaatcatttactaattattttacatataatatatattatatattaaaattatatatattatatataatatatgccGGGGCGGGTATTACCTAAACCCGACCCCGCCCGCCCCTCCTAAAAACCCGCCCTGCTCAAAACTCGCCCCGGTGGGTAATTACCCGCCCCAAGCGGGGTACCCGCGAGTTCAGATGGTTTTGCCATCCCTTGTTTTAAAGAAGAGAGGATTTGGGTTTGAGTTACAGAATGAGAGTAAGAGTGTGGGAGAGTGGGGTTTGTTGAAAGGAATGTGAGAAAGAGCGCATTCAGGATGGGTGGGGGGGAGGAGAGAATGAGGCACGGTCACTGCATGGGAGACACATAGAACGCATTGCACAAATTGGACATTTCGATTTGTGTACTTTAATTGGATTGTCTAATTGCTTACTAGCAACTCGAACCATCCGATATAATTTTGGATATCATCACAACAATGTTAAACACCTTCCTCTCTAATAATGTGCATTACACGATTGTATCCTCCATTTCAAAACTAAAGTGACTATATTCATGTGATATGTAAGAACAGTAGAATAAGATATATACAAAATTCATTATTAACGTAACATATGGTCCTAGACATCAATAATTTTAcctataaaaaaattcaaaatccgTTCGTTGTTCATTTTTATCGACGACGATAAAACTAAAGCTAGAAATAAAACATCATCCCCTTCTTCTCTCCCCCATTTAGAAACTCTTCGGTCTACCCCCTCCCaaacccctttctttttctctccaaaCTGTGACTTATGTGTTAATTTCTCTTCGGTGGGAGTTTTATTAGTCGTTCCAAGACCACCATTATATTTTTAGTGAGTAACCgttcaatttaattaatttagtttttttttattgtttaaaatcTACTTTGATTTGGATTGCCCTATTTTTGAATGTGGTTTGTTTCTAATAATATTCTTTATGGTAGATGTTGTTGAGGTTAGAAAGGTGTTGGGGATGTTGGTATTTTTGTTGTTACTTAGTTTGATTGAAGTTAAAGGAGTCAATAGAGTAAATTTGTCATTTGGTATTTTCTTAAATGAAATAATGTTATTGTTATCAAAATTACGCAAATTAATTTGGTTATGGAGAAAAGATTGGTGATCAACGTGTATATGGATGCATGGTGTGTTATCCACAATTGTGGACCTGTGTTGATCAGAGACCTGCAAAACGCAGGTAACGTTTTGCAAGTGTTGGAATAAAAAAAACTGCAGGCCCTGCAAAACGCAGGCTGCGATTAGTGAGGGAGGAGAACCAGCAAGCGAAACGTGCCCTGAATGCCGACAGGAGCAGAGCCAAACACAGAATGCATTGTCAGCGTAGCAGAGCCAAACACAGGTTGCGTTTTGCAGGCTCCCTAGCTGCATGCCTCCACGTGTACTCTACGGGTGTCTCAGTTTGGTGCTTATAAGCGAAAAACACAGATGGAAGGAAGCAAAGTAAAAACTTAGTTACTGAAGCAAAGTGAAAAATAGTTGAGGGAGAGTGAGGAAGCAAGAGTTTACTGTGAGAATGAGCTTGTTGAAGAAGAAGGGCAcggaatagaaaaaaaaatggtgCGTGACTATACTAAACCAGAAAAACATATTATTAAGTATTTAGATCATCCTCATTtgtaagtaattttttttagtatttaacaataaatatatagatttatttgaattttatttatttgtgttgTAATTAGTAGTATTGGagttattaatattattgtaacTAATATTATGTTGTTATTTATTTCTCGTTACgatttaatttttgtaaaacggttattatattattattattgttattaatagGCAAATTAATCTCCGTGTTGTTAGTGACgtagttgttattattattattattattattattattattattattattattattataatagtGGGTATGTTAAtgagaataatttattaataatttttaataacaataatgtgtaataattttttattatttcttagtgatttcttattattttttataataataataataataataataataataataataataataataataataataataataataataatgttaacAGTAAAcggtttttttttaataatgcttatgtagaaaaaaattattatgtttaatactttaataatattttgtaataataattaatattgtaTGTTAATAATAAACCGTTTAGGTTATagatattataataaattgttattattattgttattattgttatatttgggtagttattattataattagagtattattatgattattttataataCTGATGATGATAGTAAGAAtaagttattattaatttttaataattaataatactgtttaataaataataaataaatatttatgattttttaacaatttattattatgttttaaccgatattatttaaaatttaataattattatttttttgtagatTATCAGAAATTTGTTGCCCAGAAAACTGGATTTGCCAGATACTTTTAACGAGGTAGCTGCAGCGACATTGGCATTGATTGTGTTTCAACATGTTTCGCGAGTAGGCGAAATGAGAGGTCATTTTGCACTACTGAGTGCTTTGGTGGAACGCTGGAGGCCGGAGACTCACACGTTTCATCTTTCGGTCGGTGAAGTGACGGTGACGCTGGAAGATGTTAGCTATATTCTTGGTCTCCCGATTAATGGGGAGGCCGTTACGGGTAGATCAGATAGCAGGTACCAATTTTTGGTGGAAAACTGCATTGCGTTTTTGGTCGGGAGCCCGGTCCGGACAATCACGTGTTGGGAAAGGTTAATATTGCTTGGGTTCGGCGGTGCAGAGACACCGAGCCATGTGATACTCAGGAGTCTCTCGAGCGGTACGTCCGAGCGTACATTTTCTGCGTGCTCGGTACAATTGTGTTTCCGGATAAGTCGACCGTTTCACTGAACTTGAAGTTTCTACCGTTACTTCGGGATTTCTTCCGGATTTCAGGGTATAGTTGGGGAGCAGCCAGTCTGGCACACCTATACAGATCATTGTGTCGTGCCTCACGATACAACTGCAAGAAAATGGATGGCCCATTGATACTGCTTTTTGTTTGGGCGTGGGAGCGTATGCCGTTCCTGGCACATATACCCCGCGATCAACTCAGCGTTATTGGTATTCCACTAGCGTGACGGTATTGGCTTTTAtcgttattgttattgttagtattattattaagcttattattattattattattattattattattattattattattat is a window from the Arachis stenosperma cultivar V10309 chromosome 3, arast.V10309.gnm1.PFL2, whole genome shotgun sequence genome containing:
- the LOC130965894 gene encoding uncharacterized protein LOC130965894; the protein is MAKLEAKLGMIVDSVGNFFSGKDQLPLCDPALNASGLDKFLKSIGRNPSYVDLETRLQLLVTMWLFQTSFMVGEDVVGEPTKSMQKIGLDMRVLALVNDSIGTLAGGRFYNQDVIAAVILGTGTNAAYVINMEWDNFRSSHLPLTEYDVAIDAESLNPGEQLISGMYLGDIVRRALLKMAEEADFFGDTVPLKLRVAFILRYIIVICVYAAFALHYCTQSRHLYIDTARRFESSSTTVTAQNPEKDGTFVTNRERAYGDSSFRNCKLASEEAMATIVKNLQGKLFSNSESIQKRAEAAVLLKQLEYPAKECSFKNWLHFFFGFFAFQKCFSHAPSPSPSQSSKANDKDPHSGPSSLKDNKLAKFAAISDTCGNGTIRIAS